The following proteins are co-located in the Gloeocapsa sp. PCC 7428 genome:
- a CDS encoding transferase hexapeptide repeat containing protein gives MSTTTHNGSITTEQNSPIWSRFWKVWNSRGISGIVATSWAWLWMQFSGLAFFGRLATSIATWFTPPYYARRRLARYHPRGYIAPSAAIHHSQLQLGKHIFISDRVTIFEDKKEPNIDSGSVEIADRVHLYDDTIIQTGEGGTLKIGSDTHIQPRCQFSAYRAPIQIGRGVQIAPNCAFYPYDHGIALGELISKQPLQTKGGIVVEDDAWLGFGVIVLDGVRIGKGAVVGAGAVVNRDIPDGAIAVGVPARVISMRRNC, from the coding sequence ATGTCAACTACAACTCACAACGGTTCAATAACTACAGAACAAAACTCCCCTATTTGGAGCCGTTTTTGGAAAGTCTGGAATTCTAGAGGTATCAGCGGTATTGTCGCCACTAGCTGGGCTTGGTTGTGGATGCAATTCTCTGGTTTAGCTTTTTTCGGGCGCTTAGCAACTTCAATAGCAACTTGGTTTACTCCACCCTACTACGCCCGCCGTCGTTTGGCACGTTATCATCCTAGAGGCTACATCGCGCCTAGCGCAGCTATTCATCATTCGCAGTTGCAACTTGGCAAACACATTTTCATCAGCGATCGCGTCACAATTTTTGAAGATAAAAAAGAGCCAAATATCGATAGTGGTTCGGTTGAAATTGCCGATCGAGTTCATCTTTATGACGATACTATCATTCAGACAGGTGAAGGTGGCACTCTTAAGATCGGTTCTGATACACACATTCAGCCCCGCTGTCAGTTTTCTGCCTACAGAGCACCAATTCAAATTGGTCGTGGTGTCCAAATTGCTCCTAACTGTGCTTTTTACCCTTATGACCACGGTATTGCACTAGGCGAACTTATTAGTAAACAACCGCTGCAAACAAAAGGTGGTATTGTTGTTGAAGACGATGCCTGGCTAGGTTTTGGTGTTATTGTCCTCGATGGTGTCCGTATTGGTAAAGGTGCGGTCGTTGGTGCAGGTGCGGTTGTGAATCGAGATATTCCTGATGGGGCGATCGCTGTTGGTGTCCCTGCCCGCGTTATCAGTATGCGTCGTAATTGTTAA
- a CDS encoding glycosyltransferase family 4 protein, whose amino-acid sequence MKILVLENEPSSRRGGQEWCLLNTCRGLAQRGHEIHLVYNEQGDFLPIYQQFCQSIIKVNCYLIAKGRLKKFTSAIAWFLSILQLLKTEPDVIYINQSKDAFFAGTIAQLKSIPLVCHLHTFPRKQRFWRQIRTGLKFVTRFLTVSEAARSSYIKAGFAPQTIEVVYNGIDLQRFTIEDDRDNTRQALGIPPEAFVVIYAGRIDRPKNIEMLLAAFMQLKLTVEHAKLLIVGSPVVHGTAGGGEAYVQELKGLCQQLQIDSNVEWLGRRTDLPELFRAADVSVLPSMLPETFGLVLAESMACGTPALGLRYGAIPEVLTGEFECFQFGEGDVSGLADLLRSLQGWQQQDPTLGQRCRAHITQNFPHAQMIVGVEQALQAAIALGAKRLGPSADSLQAWDREASSISAVQF is encoded by the coding sequence ATGAAAATCTTAGTCCTCGAAAATGAACCATCTTCTCGCCGAGGCGGACAAGAGTGGTGTTTGCTGAATACTTGTCGGGGCTTAGCTCAACGAGGACATGAGATTCACCTCGTCTACAACGAACAGGGCGATTTTCTGCCAATTTATCAGCAATTTTGTCAGTCAATCATTAAGGTAAACTGCTACCTAATTGCCAAAGGACGACTCAAGAAATTTACCTCTGCGATCGCGTGGTTTTTATCGATTCTGCAATTGCTGAAAACTGAACCCGACGTCATCTATATTAATCAAAGCAAAGACGCTTTTTTCGCAGGCACCATTGCACAGCTTAAGAGTATCCCTTTAGTTTGTCACCTGCACACGTTCCCCCGCAAACAACGGTTTTGGCGGCAAATTCGTACGGGATTGAAGTTTGTAACGCGCTTTTTGACTGTCTCAGAAGCCGCACGAAGTTCTTACATCAAAGCCGGATTCGCTCCCCAAACCATCGAAGTTGTGTACAATGGCATCGATTTACAGCGGTTTACAATCGAAGATGACCGCGACAACACGCGTCAAGCATTAGGAATTCCACCGGAAGCGTTTGTAGTCATCTACGCAGGGCGCATCGATCGACCGAAGAATATTGAAATGCTGCTAGCGGCTTTTATGCAGCTAAAACTAACAGTAGAACACGCAAAGCTTTTAATCGTGGGTAGTCCAGTTGTTCATGGAACCGCAGGTGGTGGCGAAGCTTATGTTCAAGAACTCAAAGGTTTGTGTCAGCAACTCCAGATCGACAGCAACGTCGAGTGGTTGGGAAGGAGAACCGATTTACCAGAGCTATTTAGAGCCGCTGATGTTTCGGTACTGCCTAGTATGTTGCCAGAAACCTTTGGGTTAGTCTTAGCCGAATCAATGGCGTGTGGAACTCCCGCGCTTGGTTTACGCTATGGTGCGATTCCTGAAGTTCTGACCGGCGAGTTTGAATGTTTTCAATTTGGCGAAGGCGATGTGTCGGGGTTAGCTGATCTATTGCGATCGCTTCAAGGTTGGCAACAGCAAGATCCCACTCTCGGTCAACGGTGTCGCGCGCATATCACGCAAAACTTTCCCCATGCCCAAATGATTGTCGGTGTAGAACAAGCACTACAAGCTGCGATCGCCTTAGGCGCAAAGCGTTTAGGTCCGTCAGCCGATAGCCTGCAAGCCTGGGATCGCGAAGCATCATCAATTTCCGCAGTACAGTTCTGA
- a CDS encoding glycosyltransferase family 2 protein: MKLSVVIPCFNAAKTIAAQLEALANQQWSQPWEVIVSDNGSTDETPAIVEQYKAKLPNLKIIDASDRQGASHARNVGVLAAASDAVAFCDADDEVAAGWVAAMGEALSRHDFVACKREYNKLNEPWVLKYRPLSQQTGLQDYNYPPYLPHASSSTLGVKRAIHIAIGGFDETMAQLEDTDYCWRIQLAGTQLHFVPDAVVHYRFRNTLAGLYKQSLLWGEHNVLLYKKYRPKGLPKIAWYSGVIAWLQVLKRSPQLLFPNRRARWVWTFAWQMGRLQGSLKYHVWAL, translated from the coding sequence ATGAAACTTAGTGTTGTCATTCCTTGTTTCAATGCGGCTAAAACAATTGCTGCTCAACTAGAGGCATTAGCTAACCAACAATGGTCCCAACCGTGGGAAGTGATTGTATCTGACAATGGCTCTACGGATGAAACACCGGCAATTGTAGAGCAATACAAGGCAAAACTACCTAATTTAAAAATCATTGATGCATCAGATCGCCAAGGCGCATCTCATGCGCGAAATGTAGGTGTTTTAGCAGCTGCGAGCGATGCTGTCGCTTTTTGCGATGCCGATGATGAAGTTGCTGCGGGTTGGGTTGCGGCGATGGGTGAGGCGCTGTCTCGGCATGACTTTGTTGCTTGCAAACGCGAGTACAATAAGCTCAATGAACCTTGGGTACTAAAATATCGTCCACTGTCACAACAAACCGGATTACAAGATTACAACTATCCTCCGTATCTGCCCCATGCTTCGAGTAGTACCCTCGGTGTCAAACGTGCGATTCATATCGCAATTGGTGGGTTTGATGAAACAATGGCGCAGTTAGAAGATACTGATTATTGCTGGAGAATTCAACTTGCAGGAACGCAACTGCACTTTGTTCCCGATGCAGTTGTTCACTACCGCTTTCGCAATACCTTGGCAGGGTTATACAAACAGTCTTTGCTGTGGGGTGAGCATAATGTCTTACTCTACAAAAAATACCGCCCAAAAGGTTTACCTAAAATTGCTTGGTATTCTGGAGTGATTGCTTGGCTGCAAGTTTTGAAGCGATCGCCACAACTTCTATTTCCCAACCGTCGGGCGCGATGGGTATGGACTTTTGCTTGGCAAATGGGACGCTTGCAAGGAAGTCTCAAGTACCATGTCTGGGCGCTTTAA